In Halobaculum rubrum, the following are encoded in one genomic region:
- a CDS encoding DHH family phosphoesterase — protein MSTGVTVSSMSTYAILGCGSVGHAVADALTLEEKDVLILDKDESRVEALRDQDLNAQQQDIADDDVVEAVADRDVILILSSDVDANKDAVRAIRERGGDQYVVVRASDPVSEDELADLGADVVINPSTVIADSALRSLESGELEYKARQLADILRGTTGTLAVLAHDNPDPDSIAAAVALAAIAAEYGVEAEILYDGEIGHQENRAFVNTLGIDLHARDDAQPLSEYGALALVDYAETGGKEIDGEVDIYIDHDEPEAVIDAAFTDIRKNVSATSTILTKYLQEFDLSPNETVATALLYGIRAETVDFKRDTTPADLTAAAYLHPFANHDTLEDVESPSMSPETLDVLAEAIQNREVHGSHLVSNAGFVRDREALAQAAQQLLNLEGITTSAVFGIVDDTITLAARSKDIRINIGNVLRDGFSDVGEAVGHAKQGTAEIPLGLFTGIETTESNRDTLLALSEEAVRKKLFDAMGVESGSGASESSNGT, from the coding sequence ATGAGTACCGGCGTCACCGTCTCGTCGATGTCGACGTACGCCATTCTCGGCTGCGGGAGCGTCGGGCACGCGGTCGCCGACGCGCTGACGCTCGAGGAGAAGGACGTACTGATCCTCGACAAGGACGAGTCCCGCGTGGAGGCCCTGCGCGATCAGGACCTGAACGCCCAACAGCAGGACATCGCCGACGACGACGTGGTCGAGGCGGTCGCCGACCGCGACGTGATCCTCATCCTCTCGTCGGACGTCGACGCCAACAAGGACGCGGTGCGGGCCATCCGCGAGCGCGGCGGCGACCAGTACGTCGTCGTCCGCGCCTCGGACCCGGTCAGCGAGGACGAACTCGCCGATCTGGGCGCGGACGTCGTCATCAACCCCTCGACCGTCATCGCCGACTCCGCGCTCCGGTCGCTCGAGTCCGGCGAGCTGGAGTACAAGGCCAGACAGCTCGCGGACATCCTCCGCGGGACCACCGGAACGCTCGCCGTGCTGGCCCACGACAACCCGGACCCCGACTCCATCGCCGCCGCGGTCGCGCTCGCGGCGATCGCTGCCGAGTACGGCGTCGAGGCGGAGATCCTCTACGACGGCGAGATCGGGCACCAGGAGAACCGGGCGTTCGTCAACACGCTCGGGATCGATCTCCACGCCCGCGACGACGCTCAACCGCTCTCGGAGTACGGCGCGCTCGCGCTCGTCGACTACGCCGAGACCGGCGGCAAGGAGATCGACGGCGAGGTGGACATCTACATCGATCACGACGAGCCCGAGGCGGTCATCGACGCCGCGTTCACCGACATCCGCAAGAACGTCTCCGCCACCTCGACGATCCTCACCAAGTACCTCCAGGAGTTCGACCTCTCGCCGAACGAGACGGTCGCGACCGCGCTGTTGTACGGCATCCGCGCGGAGACGGTCGACTTCAAGCGCGACACCACGCCCGCGGACCTGACGGCCGCGGCGTACCTCCACCCGTTCGCCAACCACGACACGCTGGAGGACGTGGAGTCGCCGAGCATGAGCCCCGAGACGCTGGACGTGCTCGCGGAGGCCATCCAGAACCGCGAGGTCCACGGCAGCCACCTCGTCTCCAACGCGGGGTTCGTCCGCGACCGCGAGGCGCTCGCACAGGCGGCCCAACAGTTGCTCAACCTCGAGGGGATCACGACCTCCGCCGTCTTCGGCATCGTCGACGACACGATCACGCTGGCCGCGCGCTCGAAGGACATCCGGATCAACATCGGGAACGTCCTTCGCGACGGCTTCTCCGACGTCGGCGAGGCGGTCGGCCACGCGAAACAGGGCACCGCCGAGATCCCCCTCGGACTGTTCACCGGGATCGAGACGACCGAGTCGAACCGCGACACGCTGCTCGCGCTCTCGGAGGAAGCGGTGCGAAAGAAGCTGTTCGACGCGATGGGCGTCGAGAGCGGCTCCGGAGCGAGCGAGTCCTCCAACGGCACGTAG
- a CDS encoding DUF7125 family protein: MHATGIDPLDRRLGGGLPVGSLTALVAPVGSSAELLLEAAAEPSDALVVSLNRPASAVADGYPDEATVIERDPAALAAAPEETFAVLPERGTLVVTPTLGVEELTPTDLRRVLDAAADAVDDADGAGYLHCPEPATDTAGRTRTLARVDSVWLLDVRTATMTIENRLYVTKVRGGAALDEPLKLKLTDRVVVDTSRDIA, encoded by the coding sequence GTGCACGCCACCGGGATCGACCCGCTCGACCGACGCCTCGGCGGCGGACTCCCCGTCGGGTCGCTGACGGCGCTCGTCGCGCCGGTCGGGTCGAGCGCCGAACTCCTTCTCGAGGCGGCCGCCGAACCGAGCGACGCGCTCGTCGTCTCGCTGAACCGCCCCGCTTCGGCGGTCGCCGACGGCTACCCGGACGAGGCGACGGTCATCGAACGCGACCCGGCGGCGCTGGCGGCCGCCCCCGAAGAAACGTTCGCCGTGCTTCCCGAGCGAGGGACGCTCGTCGTGACGCCGACGCTCGGGGTAGAGGAGCTCACGCCGACGGACCTCCGTCGGGTGCTCGATGCGGCCGCGGACGCCGTCGACGACGCCGACGGGGCAGGCTACCTCCACTGTCCGGAACCGGCGACCGACACGGCCGGCCGGACGCGAACGCTCGCTCGGGTCGACAGCGTCTGGCTGTTGGACGTGCGGACGGCCACGATGACGATCGAGAACCGACTGTACGTCACGAAGGTCCGCGGGGGTGCCGCACTCGACGAGCCCCTGAAACTGAAGCTCACTGACCGCGTCGTCGTCGACACCAGCAGAGATATCGCTTGA
- a CDS encoding PRC-barrel domain-containing protein: MNADAAPQEITTLVGREVYSNNGVFVGEVEDVRLDLDAQAVTGLALAQLSDELFADRVEPGKGVMIPYRWVRAVGDVILVNDTIERLKDETNEEAVA, from the coding sequence ATGAACGCAGACGCGGCGCCCCAGGAGATCACGACTCTCGTGGGGAGGGAGGTCTACTCCAACAACGGCGTGTTCGTGGGGGAAGTCGAGGACGTCCGCCTCGACCTGGACGCGCAGGCGGTCACCGGCCTCGCGCTGGCACAACTCAGCGACGAGCTGTTCGCCGACCGGGTCGAACCCGGGAAGGGCGTGATGATCCCGTACCGATGGGTGCGCGCCGTCGGCGACGTGATCCTCGTCAACGACACCATCGAGCGCCTCAAAGACGAGACCAACGAGGAGGCGGTCGCGTAG
- a CDS encoding FAD-binding and (Fe-S)-binding domain-containing protein, which yields MSSDLPSPPDGGPDLTDADYDYGSEDVARPGLVADLEGLVAGDVRFDTYSRQLYATDASAYQRTPIGVVLPRSTDDVAAVMEYCAEREIPVLPRGGGTSLAGQTVNEAVVIDFTRYMDEIRDLDSDAREATVDAGCIVEELNEAAAPHGLKFAPDPAWRDKSAIGGAIGNNSTGSHSLRYGKTDAYVDSCEVVLADGSIETFGEIAVSTMREEADADGELLERIYAELVRIIDEESEAVTERYPDMKRNVSGYNLDVLVEEARGEWAGDAPETGGGTGEPGTVNLARLMCGSEGTLGIVTEATVSLVEVPETKAIALLTYDSLLDAMADVARILEHDPAAVEVMDDTFLDLARETAEFGDVVGLLPEGTDSTLLVEFYAESDAEGRQNVADLVADRCPGTDTEAVAAADGVDAGDEVYATGALEAHDPERRATFWKMRKAGMPILLSRTSDAKHISFIEDCAVPPEHLPEYAADFQALLEEVGTFASFYAHAGPGVLHIRPLVDTKTVDGIDQFERIADGASDLVVKYGGSVSGEHGDGRARTQWNRKLYGDDLWSTFRDLKTAFDPDWLLNPGNVCGDHSLTEHLRFDPEYAFDAGFDPELNWDNENGFQGMAELCHGCGGCRGGQSTTGGVMCPTFRAADEEIQSTRGRANLLRGAMSGDLPADPFSEEFTSEVMDLCVGCKGCKRNCPSGVDMAKLKAEVVHERHEREGPSLRDRLFANVNLVSRVGSALAPLSNLATRLPGSGFLGEKLLGIAAERDLPRFHRTTLRDWFESRGGPAVAEADAERVAVLVPDTYTNYNHPEAGKAAVRVLEAAGVRVELADVEDTGRPAHSMGFLDAARERTAAAVADLTPRVENGRDVVVVEPSEAVMLQSDLLDLHDSEDAATVAANSYGVLEYVDAFRLDEGMDLGGSGSLTYHGHCHQKATKKDHHAVGVLRRAGYEVDPLDSTCCGMAGSFGYEVEHHSMSESIASILFDQVDDSPGEEVTAPGASCRTQLAERDGADGDPPHPVEKVAAALR from the coding sequence ATGTCTTCCGATCTCCCGTCCCCGCCCGACGGCGGGCCGGACCTGACCGACGCGGACTACGACTACGGCTCAGAGGACGTCGCCCGGCCGGGGCTCGTCGCCGATCTGGAGGGGCTCGTCGCGGGCGACGTTCGCTTCGACACCTACTCCCGACAGCTGTACGCGACCGACGCGTCGGCGTACCAGCGGACGCCAATCGGCGTCGTTCTCCCGCGCTCCACCGACGACGTGGCCGCGGTGATGGAGTACTGCGCCGAGCGGGAGATCCCGGTGCTCCCGCGCGGCGGCGGCACGTCGCTGGCGGGCCAGACGGTGAACGAGGCGGTCGTCATCGATTTCACGCGGTATATGGACGAGATCCGCGACCTCGACTCCGACGCCCGCGAGGCGACCGTCGACGCCGGCTGCATCGTCGAGGAACTCAACGAGGCGGCCGCCCCACACGGGCTGAAGTTCGCTCCGGACCCGGCGTGGCGCGACAAGTCCGCGATCGGCGGCGCGATCGGCAACAACTCCACCGGGTCGCACTCGCTGCGGTACGGCAAGACCGACGCGTACGTCGACTCCTGTGAGGTCGTCCTCGCGGACGGCTCCATCGAGACGTTCGGCGAGATCGCGGTGTCGACGATGCGCGAGGAGGCCGACGCCGACGGGGAGTTGCTGGAACGGATCTACGCGGAACTCGTCCGGATCATCGACGAGGAGAGCGAGGCGGTGACCGAGCGCTACCCGGACATGAAGCGCAACGTCTCCGGGTACAACCTCGACGTGCTCGTCGAGGAGGCGCGGGGGGAGTGGGCCGGCGACGCGCCGGAGACCGGCGGCGGCACCGGCGAACCGGGGACGGTGAACCTCGCGCGGCTCATGTGCGGGAGCGAGGGGACCCTCGGGATCGTCACCGAGGCGACCGTCTCGCTGGTCGAGGTGCCCGAGACGAAGGCGATCGCGCTGCTCACCTACGACTCGCTGCTCGACGCGATGGCGGACGTGGCCCGGATCCTCGAACACGACCCCGCCGCCGTCGAGGTGATGGACGACACGTTCCTCGATCTCGCCCGCGAGACGGCGGAGTTCGGCGACGTGGTCGGGCTGTTGCCCGAGGGAACCGACTCGACGCTCCTCGTGGAGTTCTACGCCGAGAGCGACGCAGAGGGGCGACAGAACGTCGCCGATCTGGTCGCCGATCGCTGTCCGGGGACCGACACCGAGGCCGTCGCGGCCGCGGACGGCGTCGACGCCGGCGACGAGGTGTACGCCACGGGCGCGTTGGAGGCACACGACCCCGAGCGGCGCGCGACGTTCTGGAAGATGCGCAAGGCGGGAATGCCCATCCTCCTCAGCCGGACCTCCGACGCCAAGCACATCTCCTTCATCGAGGACTGTGCGGTCCCGCCGGAGCATCTCCCGGAGTACGCCGCCGACTTCCAGGCGCTGCTGGAGGAGGTCGGGACGTTCGCGTCCTTCTACGCCCACGCCGGTCCCGGCGTGCTCCACATCCGGCCGCTGGTCGACACGAAGACCGTCGACGGCATCGACCAGTTCGAGCGGATCGCCGACGGCGCCTCGGATCTCGTCGTGAAGTACGGCGGCAGCGTCTCCGGCGAGCACGGCGACGGCCGCGCCCGAACCCAGTGGAACCGAAAGCTGTACGGCGACGACCTCTGGTCGACCTTCCGCGATCTCAAGACCGCGTTCGATCCGGACTGGCTCCTGAACCCCGGGAACGTCTGCGGCGACCACAGCCTCACCGAACACCTTCGATTCGACCCGGAGTACGCCTTCGACGCGGGCTTCGATCCGGAGCTGAACTGGGACAACGAGAACGGTTTTCAGGGGATGGCGGAGCTGTGCCACGGCTGTGGCGGCTGTCGCGGCGGCCAGTCGACGACCGGCGGCGTGATGTGTCCCACCTTCCGCGCGGCCGACGAGGAGATCCAGAGCACTCGCGGCCGGGCCAACCTCCTCAGGGGGGCGATGTCGGGCGACCTACCCGCGGACCCGTTCTCCGAGGAGTTCACCAGCGAGGTGATGGACCTGTGTGTCGGCTGTAAGGGTTGCAAGCGGAACTGCCCCAGCGGCGTCGACATGGCGAAGCTGAAGGCCGAGGTCGTGCACGAGCGTCACGAGCGTGAGGGGCCGAGCCTGCGAGACCGCCTGTTCGCGAACGTCAACCTCGTCTCGCGGGTCGGCTCGGCGCTCGCGCCCCTCTCGAACCTCGCGACGAGGCTCCCCGGGTCCGGGTTCCTCGGGGAGAAGCTGCTCGGTATCGCCGCCGAGCGCGACCTCCCCCGGTTCCACCGGACGACGCTGCGCGACTGGTTCGAGTCGCGCGGCGGTCCGGCCGTCGCCGAGGCGGACGCCGAGCGCGTCGCCGTGCTCGTTCCCGACACGTACACGAACTACAACCACCCCGAGGCCGGGAAGGCCGCGGTCCGCGTGCTCGAAGCGGCGGGCGTGCGCGTCGAACTCGCAGACGTGGAGGACACCGGCCGCCCGGCACACAGCATGGGCTTTCTCGACGCGGCCCGCGAGCGAACCGCCGCGGCGGTCGCGGACCTCACCCCCCGCGTCGAGAACGGGCGCGACGTGGTCGTCGTCGAGCCCAGCGAGGCTGTGATGCTGCAGTCGGACCTGTTGGATCTGCACGACTCGGAGGACGCCGCGACGGTCGCCGCCAACAGCTACGGCGTGCTGGAGTACGTCGACGCCTTCCGCCTCGACGAGGGGATGGACCTCGGCGGCTCAGGCTCGCTCACGTATCACGGACACTGCCACCAGAAGGCGACGAAGAAGGACCACCACGCGGTCGGCGTGCTCCGGCGCGCCGGCTACGAGGTCGACCCGCTGGACTCCACGTGCTGCGGGATGGCCGGGAGCTTCGGCTACGAGGTCGAGCATCACTCGATGAGCGAATCGATCGCGTCGATCCTGTTCGACCAAGTCGACGACAGCCCCGGCGAGGAGGTCACCGCCCCGGGCGCCTCCTGCCGGACGCAGCTCGCGGAGCGCGACGGCGCCGACGGCGACCCGCCCCACCCGGTCGAGAAGGTGGCTGCGGCGCTCCGGTGA
- a CDS encoding HalOD1 output domain-containing protein codes for MTRTQVLEDARTDAGEATDATTDDPTPADSPVSAVVGAVATVNDVDPMDLNATLQRAVDADALASLARHESADWRLEFPLGDHEVAVEGDGTVVVDGRVFQNRF; via the coding sequence ATGACACGGACACAAGTGCTCGAAGACGCTCGAACCGACGCCGGCGAGGCGACCGACGCGACCACGGACGACCCGACCCCTGCCGATTCTCCTGTCTCGGCGGTCGTCGGCGCGGTCGCGACGGTGAACGATGTCGACCCGATGGACCTGAACGCGACCCTTCAACGGGCCGTCGACGCCGACGCGCTCGCGTCGCTCGCGCGCCACGAGAGCGCCGACTGGCGGCTCGAGTTCCCCCTCGGCGACCACGAGGTCGCGGTCGAGGGCGACGGAACGGTCGTCGTCGACGGCCGCGTCTTCCAGAACCGATTCTGA
- a CDS encoding pyridoxal phosphate-dependent aminotransferase, translating into MFPPLAYLQWIEGRPAAAEHDLGTSDLRRLPAGDPDDLVPPRLRGLSQPGAGRSLREHVADEYDVHEANVLLTAGATHGGFLACATAAALARERHDDAPVDDGGTAAAEAAEGGPQPCALVEAPGYEPLVETPRGIGSRVARVRRPGPEYGLDAERVAAAAPDLAGPLAHVTVTNRHNPTGAVVDRATLAATAEVAADHGGYLLVDEVYAPYTSGTGGDDAAGDAFGGPTGAGLAATVTLGSLTKFHGLGGLRVGWITGPEAFIERARLVEHHVPALAAPSVALARRVFGHRDDLVADARDHCRRNHQLLVGFLADRDDLAGSVEPGSPFAYLEHERVDGDAVSEAAWDAGVLVVPGRFFGMSDGVRVSLGRAPDDCEAALDAFGRVLDGL; encoded by the coding sequence ATGTTCCCGCCGCTCGCGTACCTGCAGTGGATCGAGGGGCGTCCGGCCGCCGCCGAGCACGATCTCGGCACCAGTGACCTCCGCCGGCTGCCCGCGGGCGACCCTGACGACCTCGTGCCCCCTCGGCTCCGCGGGCTGTCACAGCCCGGCGCCGGCAGGTCACTGCGCGAGCACGTCGCCGACGAGTACGACGTCCATGAGGCCAACGTGCTGCTCACCGCCGGCGCGACCCACGGCGGCTTCCTCGCGTGCGCCACGGCCGCGGCGCTCGCCCGGGAGCGTCACGACGATGCGCCCGTCGACGACGGCGGGACGGCTGCCGCCGAGGCCGCCGAGGGAGGGCCACAGCCGTGTGCGCTGGTCGAAGCCCCCGGGTACGAGCCGCTCGTCGAGACGCCACGCGGGATCGGGAGCCGTGTCGCGCGCGTTCGCCGCCCCGGTCCGGAGTACGGTCTCGACGCGGAGCGTGTCGCGGCGGCCGCCCCCGACCTCGCGGGACCGCTCGCGCACGTCACGGTGACGAACCGACACAACCCGACCGGCGCCGTGGTCGACCGCGCGACGCTCGCGGCGACCGCGGAGGTCGCGGCCGACCACGGCGGCTACCTGCTCGTCGACGAGGTGTACGCGCCGTACACGAGCGGGACCGGCGGCGACGATGCGGCCGGCGACGCCTTCGGCGGCCCGACGGGCGCCGGACTGGCGGCCACCGTCACCCTCGGATCGCTCACGAAGTTCCACGGGTTGGGCGGGCTCCGCGTCGGCTGGATCACCGGACCCGAGGCGTTCATCGAGCGCGCGCGACTGGTGGAACACCACGTCCCCGCGCTCGCCGCGCCGAGCGTCGCGCTCGCGCGGCGCGTGTTCGGCCACCGCGACGACCTCGTCGCCGACGCCCGCGACCACTGCCGCCGGAACCACCAGCTTCTCGTCGGGTTCCTCGCCGACCGCGACGACCTCGCCGGCTCCGTCGAGCCGGGGTCGCCGTTCGCGTATCTGGAACACGAGCGCGTCGACGGCGACGCGGTGAGCGAGGCCGCGTGGGACGCCGGCGTGCTCGTCGTCCCCGGTCGATTCTTCGGGATGAGCGACGGCGTCCGCGTCTCGCTTGGTCGCGCACCCGACGACTGTGAGGCGGCGCTCGACGCCTTCGGACGGGTCCTAGACGGGCTGTAG
- a CDS encoding GIY-YIG nuclease family protein — MSDTGTYTLVFAAPDPITVEVGALGVHEFPAGGYVYTGSALGSGGFSRIDRHRRVAGGEHDVRHWHVDYLGGHDGVSLSAAERLDGGRDEECRLARTLARAAPDGDPVAGFGASDCDCASHLARFEGVAAAEAAATTAYDEIRASGRSTE, encoded by the coding sequence GTGAGCGACACAGGCACCTACACGCTGGTGTTCGCCGCTCCGGACCCCATCACCGTCGAGGTGGGCGCGCTCGGCGTCCACGAGTTCCCGGCGGGCGGGTACGTCTACACCGGCAGCGCGCTCGGGTCGGGCGGGTTCTCGCGGATCGACCGCCACCGCCGGGTCGCCGGCGGCGAGCACGACGTGCGACACTGGCACGTCGACTACCTGGGCGGCCACGACGGCGTGTCGCTGTCGGCCGCCGAGCGCCTGGACGGCGGCCGCGACGAGGAGTGCCGTCTCGCGCGGACGCTCGCGAGGGCGGCCCCCGACGGCGACCCGGTCGCCGGCTTCGGCGCCTCCGACTGCGACTGTGCGTCCCACCTGGCGCGGTTCGAGGGCGTCGCTGCCGCGGAGGCGGCGGCCACGACGGCGTACGACGAGATCCGGGCGAGCGGGCGGTCGACCGAGTGA
- a CDS encoding methylated-DNA--[protein]-cysteine S-methyltransferase has translation MTLAVPGGRLTLDASYVDAAADEIERQAREYREGSRTAFDLSVRYPDGFTGRVMGAMAAIPYGETRTYGDIAADLDSAPQSIGAACGRNPVPLVVPCHRVVAAEGLGGFSAEGGPELKRRLLEHERSDSVQVTLDDAGGDPAAGFDGGGDTEAQR, from the coding sequence GTGACGCTCGCGGTCCCCGGCGGGCGGCTCACGCTCGACGCGTCGTACGTCGACGCCGCGGCCGACGAGATCGAACGGCAGGCGCGCGAGTACCGCGAGGGGAGCCGGACGGCGTTCGATCTCTCGGTCCGGTACCCCGACGGCTTCACCGGGCGAGTGATGGGCGCGATGGCGGCGATCCCGTACGGCGAGACTCGGACCTACGGCGACATCGCGGCCGACCTCGACAGCGCGCCGCAGTCGATCGGCGCCGCCTGCGGGCGCAACCCGGTCCCGCTGGTCGTCCCGTGTCACCGCGTCGTCGCCGCCGAGGGGCTCGGCGGCTTCTCCGCCGAGGGCGGGCCCGAACTCAAGCGACGGCTGCTCGAACACGAGCGAAGCGACTCCGTCCAGGTCACGCTCGACGACGCCGGCGGCGACCCCGCCGCCGGGTTCGACGGCGGCGGGGACACGGAGGCACAGCGGTGA
- a CDS encoding restriction endonuclease has protein sequence MRHPADRLAALPDGEFAAFAARLGRIWPEFEAAASPATPDGTVEVSLARRRSDAPPERAVVSLRREPVTLEDVNEFAVFAAERDLSFAVLATVDEVDPDATRRARAAPVDVYDGVGLVSLARDAGVAVPAADGGDDPETE, from the coding sequence ATGCGCCACCCGGCCGACAGACTCGCCGCGCTCCCGGACGGGGAGTTCGCCGCCTTTGCGGCGCGGCTGGGCCGGATCTGGCCGGAGTTCGAGGCGGCCGCTTCCCCCGCGACCCCCGACGGGACCGTCGAGGTGTCGCTCGCGCGCCGGCGGTCGGACGCCCCGCCCGAGCGAGCGGTCGTCAGCCTCCGTCGCGAGCCCGTGACCCTGGAGGACGTGAACGAGTTCGCAGTGTTCGCGGCCGAACGGGACCTCTCCTTCGCGGTGCTCGCGACCGTCGACGAGGTCGACCCGGACGCGACCCGACGCGCTCGGGCCGCGCCGGTCGACGTGTACGACGGCGTCGGGCTCGTCTCGCTGGCCCGCGACGCCGGCGTCGCGGTTCCGGCGGCGGACGGCGGCGACGATCCCGAGACCGAGTGA
- a CDS encoding DEAD/DEAH box helicase, with protein sequence MDDTVEWLRSRPYYEGQIADRRTLPGREASVADVDLEPRLASALADEGIESLYEHQARAVEAVRDGDDVVLATRTASGKSLAYTVPAFERAMDHGGRTLYLAPQNALIADQEETLSDLAHGLGFGSRVSVDQYTGRLSKSEKRDVRDRQPTVLLSNPDMLHYGLLPWAYKHWEWFFGSLETVVIDEVHGYRGVFGSHVALVMRRLNRICERYGADPQFVCCSATIGNPVEHAARVTARPESNFTLVDADASARGPRHWLLWNPPEYEGRQADQQSGRRRSSHTETKRIFCDLVQEGYQTLVFTRARQTAERYASDSAKELRQRGAHEAAGRIEAYQASLTDERRREIESGLHSGDVAGVWSTNALELGVDVGGLDAVILDGYPGTRMSAFQQAGRAGRGTDDALVVMVGGEDQLDQYLMANPDDLFDGDPERAMVDPENGELLPGHVASAADENWLRPEDESHFGDGFASVVESLEADGTLERMDTARGVRWTYDGPGSAQHSMSLRTIDDREIDLMDARTDDTIASLSFADALRDAHPGAVYHHQGQTYEVDELDLDRDVARLRPTWADYYTRVLTDKDVVVNEDLRARPLDAREDTEIRFADVTVTEQITGFERKDGSTGEPIGSEALDLPETTLRTQALYYTVPADVEGEMRERAAEAGRGDAGFNGGIHAAEHGSISLMPLDLLCDRADIGGVSTPFHPHTEQATVFIYDGHPGGVGLTRASYRDADRLLARTARLIAGCDCADGCPACVQSPHCGNANEPLSKPEAVTLLNALGGTDEPIPEPGEHDAPPEGR encoded by the coding sequence GTGGACGACACCGTCGAGTGGCTCCGTTCCCGACCCTATTACGAGGGGCAGATCGCCGACCGCCGGACGCTCCCCGGCCGCGAGGCGTCCGTCGCCGACGTCGACCTGGAGCCGCGGCTCGCGAGCGCCCTCGCCGACGAGGGGATCGAGTCGCTGTACGAGCATCAGGCGCGGGCCGTCGAGGCGGTCCGCGACGGCGACGACGTGGTGCTCGCGACGCGCACCGCCAGCGGCAAGTCGCTCGCGTACACCGTGCCCGCCTTCGAGCGGGCGATGGACCACGGCGGCCGAACGCTGTATCTCGCGCCGCAGAACGCGCTCATCGCCGATCAGGAGGAGACGCTCTCGGATCTGGCGCACGGACTCGGCTTCGGATCGCGCGTCTCCGTCGACCAGTACACCGGTCGCCTGTCGAAATCGGAGAAGCGCGACGTACGCGACCGGCAGCCGACGGTCCTCCTCTCGAACCCCGACATGCTCCACTACGGGCTGCTCCCGTGGGCGTACAAGCACTGGGAGTGGTTCTTCGGGTCGCTGGAGACGGTGGTCATCGACGAGGTGCACGGCTACCGCGGCGTCTTCGGCAGCCACGTCGCGCTCGTGATGCGGCGGCTGAACCGGATCTGCGAGCGGTACGGCGCCGACCCGCAGTTCGTCTGCTGTTCGGCGACCATCGGCAACCCCGTCGAGCACGCCGCGCGGGTGACCGCACGACCCGAGTCGAACTTCACGCTCGTCGACGCGGACGCGTCCGCTCGTGGTCCGCGCCACTGGCTGCTGTGGAACCCGCCGGAGTACGAGGGCCGGCAGGCGGACCAGCAGTCCGGGCGGCGGCGGTCGAGCCACACCGAGACGAAGCGGATCTTCTGTGACCTCGTGCAGGAGGGGTACCAGACGCTCGTGTTCACGCGCGCCCGCCAGACCGCCGAGCGGTACGCGAGCGACTCCGCGAAGGAGTTGCGCCAGCGGGGTGCACACGAGGCTGCGGGACGGATCGAGGCGTATCAGGCGAGCCTGACGGACGAGCGTCGCCGAGAGATCGAATCCGGGCTCCACTCTGGGGACGTGGCCGGCGTGTGGTCGACGAACGCGCTCGAGCTCGGCGTCGACGTGGGCGGCCTCGACGCGGTGATCCTCGACGGCTACCCCGGCACCCGGATGTCGGCGTTCCAGCAGGCGGGCCGCGCCGGACGGGGCACCGACGACGCGCTCGTCGTCATGGTCGGCGGGGAGGACCAACTCGACCAGTACCTCATGGCGAACCCCGACGACCTGTTCGATGGCGACCCCGAGCGGGCGATGGTCGACCCCGAGAACGGCGAGTTGCTGCCGGGCCACGTCGCCAGCGCGGCCGACGAGAACTGGCTCCGCCCCGAGGACGAGTCCCACTTCGGCGACGGCTTCGCGTCGGTGGTCGAGTCCCTGGAGGCCGACGGCACGCTCGAACGGATGGACACCGCCCGCGGCGTTCGCTGGACGTACGACGGCCCGGGGAGCGCCCAGCACTCGATGAGCCTCCGGACGATCGACGACCGCGAGATCGACCTCATGGACGCCCGGACCGACGACACGATCGCGTCGCTGTCGTTCGCTGACGCCCTGCGCGACGCCCACCCGGGCGCGGTCTACCACCATCAGGGGCAGACGTACGAGGTGGACGAGCTCGACCTCGACCGCGACGTAGCCCGCCTGCGACCGACGTGGGCGGACTACTACACCCGCGTCCTGACCGACAAGGACGTCGTCGTGAACGAGGACCTCCGCGCCCGTCCGCTCGACGCGCGCGAGGACACCGAGATCCGCTTCGCCGACGTGACCGTCACCGAGCAGATCACGGGCTTCGAGCGCAAGGACGGGTCCACGGGCGAGCCGATCGGCTCTGAGGCGCTGGATCTCCCGGAGACGACGCTGCGGACGCAGGCGCTGTACTACACGGTCCCGGCGGACGTGGAGGGAGAGATGCGCGAACGCGCGGCCGAGGCCGGGCGGGGCGATGCGGGCTTCAACGGCGGCATCCACGCCGCCGAGCACGGCTCCATCTCGCTCATGCCGCTGGACCTCCTGTGCGACCGCGCGGACATCGGCGGGGTCTCGACTCCGTTTCACCCGCACACCGAGCAGGCGACCGTGTTCATCTACGACGGTCATCCGGGCGGCGTGGGGCTGACGCGTGCGTCGTACCGCGACGCCGACCGCCTGCTCGCGCGCACGGCGCGGCTGATCGCCGGCTGCGACTGCGCCGACGGCTGTCCCGCGTGCGTCCAGTCGCCCCACTGCGGCAACGCGAACGAACCGCTCTCGAAGCCGGAGGCGGTCACGCTGTTGAACGCTCTCGGGGGAACCGACGAGCCGATTCCTGAACCGGGCGAGCACGACGCTCCACCCGAGGGACGCTGA